Proteins co-encoded in one Cytobacillus sp. NJ13 genomic window:
- the cobA gene encoding uroporphyrinogen-III C-methyltransferase has translation MSGFVYIVGAGPGDPKLLTIRGLECIQQADVILYDRLVNAEMLTHAKADAELIYCGKEPGRHGLIQDEIHRVLVEQANLGRQVLRLKGGDPFVFGRGAEEAAILREAGIPFEIVPGITAGIAAPAYAGIPVTHRDHAASFAIVTGHGRAEKEQDFLKWSALAQIDTVAFYMSIGNIAHITKSLIANGKSGTTPVAVIEWGTTANQRTITGTLETIAEDIQVHGISNPSMILVGDVVGVRDQIAWFIEKEHELC, from the coding sequence GTGAGCGGATTTGTCTATATTGTTGGAGCTGGACCTGGTGACCCTAAACTGCTGACGATTCGCGGATTGGAGTGCATTCAGCAGGCTGATGTGATTTTATATGACCGACTTGTGAATGCGGAAATGTTAACACATGCAAAAGCGGATGCAGAGCTGATTTATTGCGGGAAAGAGCCGGGCAGGCATGGATTGATACAGGATGAAATCCATCGGGTGCTGGTTGAACAGGCAAACCTGGGCAGGCAGGTACTGCGCTTAAAGGGCGGTGACCCTTTTGTATTTGGACGAGGTGCGGAAGAAGCTGCAATCTTGCGGGAAGCAGGTATTCCCTTTGAAATCGTGCCTGGTATAACCGCCGGGATTGCTGCGCCTGCTTACGCAGGGATTCCCGTGACACATCGTGATCATGCGGCAAGCTTTGCGATTGTGACAGGGCATGGCCGTGCCGAAAAGGAACAGGACTTTTTAAAGTGGTCTGCGCTTGCTCAAATTGACACGGTCGCCTTTTACATGAGCATTGGCAATATTGCTCACATTACGAAAAGTTTAATAGCCAATGGCAAAAGCGGAACAACCCCTGTTGCTGTGATTGAATGGGGCACAACTGCCAATCAGCGGACGATTACAGGGACACTCGAAACGATTGCAGAGGATATCCAGGTTCATGGCATCTCGAATCCATCGATGATTTTGGTTGGAGATGTGGTTGGAGTACGGGATCAAATTGCCTGGTTTATAGAAAAGGAGCATGAATTATGTTAG
- a CDS encoding nitroreductase, whose translation MLEALKKRRAIRNFESREVERDRIETLLAAATYAPNDRMREPWHFYVLQAGSLKRYEQVALDYLQKRFPAKPHLVESSMKAITNTPLIIVVTSAIVEGDEGATKDNVFAVSSAIMSMWLMAEQLGLGMVWRTRGVGLVHDTALHDFIGASDQEQLVGTLCIGYPAEEISSEKKRTPFAEKTTWL comes from the coding sequence ATGTTAGAAGCCTTGAAAAAACGCCGTGCGATTCGAAACTTTGAATCGCGCGAAGTAGAACGGGACAGAATCGAGACATTATTAGCAGCAGCCACATATGCACCAAATGACCGCATGCGTGAGCCATGGCATTTCTATGTATTGCAGGCAGGAAGCTTAAAACGCTACGAGCAGGTGGCCCTTGATTACTTGCAAAAACGCTTTCCGGCGAAGCCGCATTTAGTGGAAAGCTCCATGAAAGCCATCACGAACACACCCTTGATCATTGTCGTGACATCTGCCATTGTGGAAGGCGATGAAGGGGCGACAAAAGATAATGTCTTTGCCGTAAGCAGTGCCATCATGTCGATGTGGCTGATGGCCGAACAGCTGGGGTTAGGCATGGTATGGCGTACAAGAGGCGTTGGCTTAGTGCATGATACCGCACTGCATGACTTTATCGGTGCATCTGACCAGGAGCAATTGGTGGGGACTCTATGCATTGGCTACCCGGCAGAAGAAATATCTTCCGAGAAAAAGCGTACACCATTTGCTGAAAAGACAACCTGGCTTTAA
- a CDS encoding cob(I)yrinic acid a,c-diamide adenosyltransferase produces the protein MAQNGMLLVYTGDGKGKTTASLGVALRAIGRGMKVKYYQFIKSPERTYGEQLALRKLGVETVQLGIGFTWTKTPEEHREALANAWQTVKEELKDETTDVLVLDELNNALAITRFPIDDVLPFSEVLDAIQNRPKKMHLVITGRSAHPAILDLADLVSTIDATKHYYAEQDVKAMKGLEF, from the coding sequence ATGGCACAAAACGGGATGCTGCTGGTTTATACAGGCGATGGCAAAGGAAAAACAACCGCCTCGCTTGGTGTCGCATTAAGGGCAATTGGCCGCGGCATGAAGGTGAAATACTATCAATTTATTAAATCACCGGAACGTACATATGGTGAACAGCTGGCACTAAGAAAACTGGGTGTTGAAACTGTTCAATTAGGAATCGGATTTACATGGACAAAAACACCGGAGGAGCATCGCGAAGCACTTGCAAACGCCTGGCAGACGGTAAAAGAAGAATTAAAAGATGAAACAACAGATGTGCTGGTGCTGGATGAATTGAATAATGCCCTGGCCATTACACGGTTTCCAATTGACGATGTGCTGCCATTCTCTGAGGTATTAGACGCCATTCAAAACCGTCCAAAAAAGATGCATCTGGTGATCACAGGGCGTTCTGCTCATCCTGCCATTCTCGATTTAGCCGATTTAGTGTCAACCATCGATGCCACCAAGCATTATTATGCCGAACAGGATGTTAAAGCCATGAAGGGGCTGGAGTTTTAA
- a CDS encoding class I SAM-dependent methyltransferase yields the protein MIKESPLQYDFEKLWKEGMLDWHGRMPERMVDDGLEEAFWMQSMKKKRYKQTDEYAKTIYEKMKPHIPEDSSCIEFGPGWGNYTFPLSQDVRRLTLVDGSKSVLAYLKQYFEEDAPIQFVHSKWEEAQLEPHDVVVGVNCFYRMYEMNEVLKKMNRLAKKRAIIGLTTGPIQPHYVLLDEQFGYDIKYPRRDYIMILNMLYQLGIYADCEMIKLEREHRYDTWQQLIDAGSKKILSHRFEQAHVGASLERFISKEDGQYVYRYPFHAAIISWEPVNLI from the coding sequence ATGATAAAAGAATCCCCTTTGCAATACGATTTTGAGAAGCTCTGGAAGGAAGGCATGCTGGATTGGCATGGCAGGATGCCGGAGCGAATGGTTGATGATGGGCTGGAAGAAGCCTTTTGGATGCAGTCCATGAAGAAAAAAAGATACAAGCAAACAGATGAATATGCCAAAACGATCTACGAAAAAATGAAACCGCATATCCCGGAAGACTCAAGCTGTATTGAATTCGGTCCGGGATGGGGCAACTATACCTTTCCGCTCAGCCAGGATGTCAGAAGGTTAACGCTGGTGGATGGTTCAAAAAGTGTGCTCGCTTACTTAAAGCAGTACTTTGAAGAGGATGCCCCTATCCAATTTGTCCACAGCAAATGGGAAGAAGCACAATTGGAGCCTCACGATGTCGTGGTTGGGGTGAACTGCTTTTATCGGATGTATGAAATGAATGAAGTGCTGAAGAAAATGAACAGGCTGGCAAAAAAGCGTGCCATAATCGGCTTAACGACCGGCCCTATTCAGCCGCATTACGTCCTATTGGATGAGCAGTTTGGCTATGACATTAAATACCCGCGCCGGGATTATATCATGATCCTCAACATGCTGTACCAGTTAGGCATTTATGCAGATTGTGAAATGATAAAGCTTGAGCGGGAGCATCGTTATGATACATGGCAGCAGTTAATTGATGCCGGGAGCAAGAAAATCTTATCGCACCGGTTTGAACAAGCACATGTGGGAGCCTCATTGGAACGATTCATTTCCAAAGAAGATGGACAGTATGTGTACCGTTATCCTTTCCATGCGGCAATCATCAGCTGGGAGCCTGTGAATCTTATATGA
- a CDS encoding iron ABC transporter permease yields the protein MTRARFTLLMAALAAGLLASMIFAVMVGSVDITPNLIWEVLFSKLGIFIATDASKAQTVIIWDIRFPRIVLAAIVGAALAICGAAIQALVKNSIADPYILGVSSGASVGAASVILLGAFSVLGVYAISLAAFLGAIFAVIIVFFLARVNGRISVVRLLLAGIAVSMVLSAITNFMLMMSKQQGGIQAVMHWMLGSLAGAKWSNLGIPFFSLLLVFILLLMNYRQLNALLLGEETAATLGVNLDRFRIFIILFVSLLTGVVVAVSGSIGFVGLIIPHIVRMMVGSNYKMVLPISALIGAIFLVWADMAARIVLAPEEMPIGIITAICGSPFFIWMLRRKRYSFGDGE from the coding sequence ATGACCAGGGCCCGGTTTACATTACTGATGGCTGCCCTGGCAGCGGGGCTGCTTGCTTCCATGATTTTTGCCGTGATGGTAGGATCTGTGGACATTACCCCGAACCTTATTTGGGAAGTGCTGTTCTCCAAGCTGGGTATATTCATAGCAACAGATGCTTCTAAGGCACAGACGGTTATTATTTGGGATATACGATTCCCCCGTATTGTACTTGCGGCCATAGTGGGTGCTGCACTGGCCATTTGCGGGGCAGCCATACAAGCGTTAGTAAAGAATTCAATCGCAGATCCCTACATTCTGGGTGTATCTTCAGGTGCATCTGTCGGAGCTGCATCTGTCATTTTACTCGGTGCATTCAGCGTTCTGGGGGTGTATGCCATATCCCTTGCCGCATTCTTAGGGGCCATTTTTGCGGTCATAATCGTGTTTTTTTTAGCACGTGTCAATGGACGCATATCGGTTGTTCGTCTTCTTTTGGCAGGGATTGCGGTTTCGATGGTATTATCCGCCATAACCAATTTTATGCTGATGATGTCCAAACAGCAGGGCGGCATTCAAGCGGTCATGCACTGGATGCTCGGCAGTCTGGCAGGCGCGAAATGGTCCAATCTGGGCATCCCATTTTTTTCACTGCTTCTCGTTTTTATTCTTCTTCTCATGAATTATAGGCAGCTTAATGCTTTATTGCTTGGTGAGGAAACGGCCGCGACACTTGGCGTTAATCTGGACCGGTTTCGAATCTTTATCATTCTCTTTGTATCCCTTCTGACCGGTGTGGTCGTCGCGGTTAGCGGAAGCATTGGCTTCGTCGGGCTGATTATTCCTCACATCGTGAGGATGATGGTGGGGTCTAATTACAAAATGGTTCTGCCAATAAGCGCCCTAATCGGTGCCATTTTCTTAGTTTGGGCGGATATGGCCGCACGTATAGTGCTGGCGCCTGAAGAAATGCCAATCGGGATTATAACCGCTATTTGCGGAAGCCCATTCTTTATCTGGATGCTTAGGCGAAAGCGTTATTCTTTTGGGGACGGTGAATAG
- a CDS encoding ABC transporter ATP-binding protein — MIQVKNLSFSVPDKQILNSINFTVEQGKFVGIIGPNGSGKSTMLKIIYRHLKQTSGLVTLYEKDILDISQKKLAQELAVVSQETPVLFDFTVKDLVMMGRTPYKKWLAADNREDFAIVEESMMLANVLHLENRTFSQLSGGEKKRVMLARALAQQANILILDEPTNHLDIEHQYQLMDLVKDLPITIVAALHDLNLAAGYCDELLVMNDGALYMAGTPEQVLTEETLREVFRMQAGVSKNPFTKKLHLFFYTND, encoded by the coding sequence ATGATCCAGGTCAAAAATCTGTCCTTTTCAGTGCCGGACAAGCAAATTTTAAATAGTATCAATTTTACAGTGGAACAGGGAAAATTCGTTGGCATCATTGGACCGAATGGAAGCGGAAAATCGACGATGCTAAAAATCATTTACCGTCATTTAAAACAAACGAGCGGTTTAGTGACGTTATATGAAAAAGATATTCTCGATATCTCACAGAAAAAGCTTGCTCAGGAGTTAGCTGTTGTAAGTCAGGAAACACCGGTACTCTTTGATTTTACCGTAAAAGATTTGGTCATGATGGGGCGCACGCCTTACAAAAAATGGCTTGCCGCTGATAACCGGGAGGACTTTGCCATTGTGGAAGAAAGCATGATGCTCGCAAATGTCCTTCACTTGGAAAACCGCACGTTTAGCCAACTATCCGGCGGCGAGAAAAAAAGGGTGATGCTCGCACGCGCCCTTGCACAGCAGGCTAACATATTAATTCTGGATGAACCGACCAATCACCTGGATATTGAACATCAATATCAATTAATGGATTTAGTGAAGGATCTGCCGATCACCATTGTGGCAGCCCTCCATGATCTAAACCTGGCAGCAGGGTATTGTGATGAACTCCTTGTCATGAACGATGGAGCTCTTTATATGGCGGGGACACCGGAGCAAGTCCTGACAGAAGAGACATTAAGAGAAGTCTTCCGTATGCAGGCAGGTGTTTCGAAAAATCCATTTACCAAAAAACTTCATTTATTTTTTTACACAAACGATTAA